A window of Prolixibacter sp. SD074 contains these coding sequences:
- a CDS encoding DRTGG domain-containing protein, which yields MNVKDVQQALGLKIFGGEKGLSREVTDGYVSDLLSDAMGNATEGMAWMTLQTHLNVVAIASLKDLAAVILVNGNLPEKDTLAKANEENIPVLGTKLSTFEIAGKLFQLLNS from the coding sequence ATGAACGTAAAAGATGTACAACAAGCCCTCGGACTAAAAATCTTTGGTGGAGAGAAAGGACTTAGTCGGGAAGTAACCGATGGATACGTTTCCGACCTGCTGAGCGATGCCATGGGCAACGCCACGGAAGGAATGGCCTGGATGACACTGCAAACCCATTTGAATGTAGTGGCCATTGCATCGTTGAAAGATTTGGCTGCTGTTATTCTGGTCAATGGAAACCTGCCGGAAAAAGATACGCTGGCGAAAGCCAATGAAGAAAATATTCCGGTACTCGGAACAAAACTGAGCACGTTCGAAATCGCCGGAAAATTGTTTCAACTTTTAAATTCCTGA
- a CDS encoding dihydroorotate dehydrogenase-like protein — protein MADLKTTYMGVQLKNPIILGASSIVDKLETVKKIERAGVGAIVYRSLFEEQIHLEEAQLDDMLGEYDERNAEMVDIFPNIKHAGAKEHLYQLKKTVDAIDVPVFASLNAIYDSTWIEYAKQLEETGVAGVELNFYSVPVELEKTGASIEEHQLSILRKVKKAVKIPVSVKISSFYSNPLNFVQQLDKAKTDAVVLFNRFFQPEINIETEEFYYPFDLTHEKDYQVTLRFAGLLYGQIKGDICASRGISDGKDLIKMLLAGATTVQVVSTIFRNKAGYVTKMLDTLEQWMDEKGYKTVDEFRGKLAMKNLKEPYAYKRAQYVDILMNSTEIIKKYPMI, from the coding sequence GCCAGCAGCATTGTTGATAAGCTCGAAACGGTAAAAAAAATTGAACGGGCCGGAGTCGGCGCCATTGTTTACCGCTCACTCTTCGAAGAACAGATTCATCTCGAAGAAGCCCAGTTGGATGACATGCTCGGGGAATATGATGAAAGGAATGCCGAAATGGTCGATATTTTTCCGAACATCAAACATGCAGGCGCCAAAGAACACCTTTACCAGTTAAAGAAAACAGTAGATGCCATTGATGTCCCTGTTTTTGCCAGCCTAAACGCCATTTACGATTCGACGTGGATAGAATATGCCAAACAACTGGAAGAAACAGGTGTCGCTGGTGTGGAACTAAACTTTTACAGTGTTCCGGTTGAGTTAGAGAAGACCGGTGCAAGCATTGAAGAACACCAGTTGTCCATCCTGAGAAAGGTTAAAAAAGCGGTGAAAATTCCGGTTAGCGTGAAGATTTCCTCGTTCTACAGCAATCCATTAAACTTTGTGCAGCAGTTGGATAAAGCCAAAACCGATGCCGTGGTTCTTTTCAACCGTTTCTTCCAGCCGGAAATTAATATTGAGACCGAAGAGTTCTATTACCCCTTCGATCTGACCCACGAAAAAGATTATCAGGTTACCCTACGTTTCGCCGGCCTGCTCTACGGACAAATTAAAGGCGATATTTGTGCCAGCCGCGGGATTTCCGATGGAAAAGACCTTATTAAAATGTTATTGGCAGGTGCCACAACGGTACAGGTGGTTAGTACCATATTCCGGAACAAAGCCGGATACGTAACCAAAATGCTTGATACCCTCGAACAATGGATGGACGAAAAAGGCTATAAAACCGTAGATGAGTTCCGTGGAAAGCTGGCCATGAAAAACCTGAAGGAACCATACGCTTATAAGCGGGCTCAATATGTCGACATTCTCATGAATTCGACTGAGATAATAAAAAAATATCCAATGATTTAA
- a CDS encoding ATP-binding protein has protein sequence MKELSLHILDIVQNSIRAQSTRIEITIEDYAQKNEFRILICDNGKGMAPEEMDKALDPFYTSRTTRKVGLGLPLLKQNAKQTGGKLVLSSSVGNGCRVEAVLVNNHIDRQPLGDIAETLVQLFASNPTIRFKFNYLTDKGEFNIDTDEVKQILEDVPITNNKVREFLINHIRENLKTIQDYNQ, from the coding sequence ATGAAGGAGCTCTCGCTACATATTCTCGATATCGTCCAGAACTCGATTCGTGCCCAATCGACCCGAATCGAAATCACCATTGAGGACTATGCGCAAAAAAATGAGTTCCGGATTCTCATCTGTGACAACGGGAAAGGAATGGCGCCGGAAGAGATGGATAAAGCACTTGATCCATTCTACACATCACGCACGACGCGAAAAGTAGGACTCGGACTCCCTCTCCTAAAACAAAATGCAAAGCAAACCGGCGGAAAACTGGTACTCAGTTCATCGGTAGGAAACGGTTGCCGGGTAGAGGCGGTGCTGGTAAATAACCATATCGATCGCCAACCATTAGGCGACATTGCTGAAACGCTTGTCCAACTGTTTGCCTCCAATCCAACCATCCGATTCAAATTTAATTATCTCACCGACAAAGGGGAATTTAACATCGATACGGACGAAGTAAAACAGATACTGGAAGATGTTCCGATAACCAATAACAAAGTAAGAGAATTCTTAATCAATCATATTAGAGAAAACCTGAAAACCATTCAGGATTATAACCAATAG
- a CDS encoding PHP domain-containing protein produces the protein MKSYRADLHIHSLLSPCGSLNMSPARIICEAKEKKIDIIAVADHNSTRQAGLIKKLGQEAGITVLTGAEVNTREEVHCLCLFGDDEATRAFQKFLDARLPDEENDVVIFGDQVVVDEKEHIVYTEDRLLISALHAGISEVEEVVHKLNGLFIPAHIDRPYSGILDRLGFIPENLQCDALEISYRISESEICQKLPELCGKYFLHSSDAHYPKDIGRATTTFELEENSFEAIQSYLKSKQKQQE, from the coding sequence ATGAAATCCTACCGGGCCGACCTGCATATTCATTCTCTTCTTTCGCCTTGCGGAAGTCTGAACATGAGTCCGGCCCGGATTATCTGTGAAGCAAAGGAAAAAAAGATTGACATCATCGCGGTAGCCGACCATAACTCGACACGACAGGCCGGATTAATAAAAAAGCTGGGACAGGAAGCCGGGATTACAGTATTGACCGGCGCCGAAGTAAATACACGAGAAGAAGTGCATTGCCTTTGCCTTTTCGGCGATGATGAGGCAACCCGGGCTTTTCAGAAATTCCTCGATGCTCGTTTGCCCGATGAGGAGAACGATGTAGTCATTTTCGGCGACCAGGTGGTCGTGGATGAAAAAGAACACATTGTTTACACCGAAGACCGTTTGCTTATTTCTGCTCTTCATGCCGGTATCAGCGAAGTTGAAGAAGTTGTTCATAAGCTAAACGGCCTGTTTATTCCGGCCCATATCGATCGCCCATACAGCGGCATTCTCGACCGGTTGGGATTCATCCCTGAAAATTTGCAATGCGACGCGTTGGAAATTTCGTATCGGATATCGGAATCAGAAATTTGCCAAAAACTACCTGAATTGTGTGGAAAATATTTTCTCCATTCATCGGATGCACACTACCCGAAAGATATCGGACGAGCCACCACTACGTTCGAACTGGAGGAAAATTCATTTGAGGCCATTCAGTCTTATTTGAAAAGTAAGCAAAAACAGCAAGAATGA
- the nuoE gene encoding NADH-quinone oxidoreductase subunit NuoE produces METTRDLKTHKVQLSENGIALVKKICRRFNYQEGELINILHAVQNQFGYLPAEIQELIAKELDVSVAKVYGVVTFYSFFTMKPKGKYPISLCMGTACYVRGAENILDEIKRQLNIDEGETTPDGLFSLSSLRCVGACGLAPVLMIGEKVYGRVAQADVRKIISEYKAGCPTHPSKE; encoded by the coding sequence ATGGAAACAACCAGAGATTTGAAAACCCACAAAGTGCAGTTGTCAGAAAATGGCATTGCACTGGTCAAAAAGATATGTCGCCGGTTCAATTACCAAGAAGGCGAACTCATTAATATTCTTCATGCCGTGCAAAATCAATTTGGTTATCTGCCAGCTGAAATCCAGGAATTGATTGCCAAAGAACTGGACGTATCCGTTGCGAAGGTTTATGGTGTAGTTACCTTTTATTCTTTCTTTACCATGAAACCGAAAGGCAAGTACCCGATTTCTCTTTGTATGGGGACCGCTTGTTACGTGCGGGGCGCTGAAAATATCCTGGACGAAATCAAACGGCAGCTCAACATCGATGAAGGAGAAACTACTCCGGACGGGCTGTTTTCGCTCTCCAGTTTACGCTGCGTTGGCGCCTGCGGGCTTGCTCCGGTACTAATGATTGGCGAAAAAGTGTATGGGCGTGTAGCCCAGGCAGATGTGCGAAAAATCATATCAGAATACAAGGCGGGCTGCCCGACACACCCCTCAAAAGAGTAA
- the nuoE gene encoding NADH-quinone oxidoreductase subunit NuoE codes for MEPIQSKIKELAVKHGRKRESLLPILQGVVEQERYLSEHSMIEIARELDLPAAEVYGTATFYSFLEHRKMGRFVIRICKTISCSMKGKNQVLLAIQDMLKISTGETTPDGRFSLVETNCLGLCHKAPAMLINEEVYTNLTPEKVREILSEYMKK; via the coding sequence ATGGAGCCAATCCAATCCAAAATCAAAGAACTGGCGGTAAAACATGGCCGCAAGCGCGAAAGCCTGCTACCTATACTTCAGGGAGTTGTAGAACAGGAACGTTACCTTTCGGAACATTCCATGATTGAAATTGCACGGGAACTTGACCTGCCGGCAGCGGAAGTCTATGGAACAGCCACTTTTTATTCTTTCCTCGAACACCGGAAAATGGGCCGTTTCGTCATCAGGATTTGCAAAACTATTTCCTGCTCGATGAAAGGGAAAAACCAGGTGCTCCTGGCCATTCAGGATATGCTCAAAATATCGACAGGTGAAACAACACCTGACGGCCGATTCTCCCTGGTTGAAACCAACTGCCTCGGACTTTGTCACAAAGCCCCGGCCATGCTTATCAACGAGGAAGTGTATACCAATCTGACACCGGAAAAAGTCCGTGAGATTCTTTCGGAATACATGAAAAAGTAA
- a CDS encoding transposase has product MSKVLTKQVQNKISRYFLKLEGQLTKPEARCIREMTTGILKTGTVLVNKIATGICDTISLSQTTKRFRNHYNKKDFFMKLFRGHMNSVKSKICHGDYILFDGSDIQKKYAKMMDGLDYVKDGDKGTIGLGYWLMNVVHFSKDQEMTPLYNKLYSFDHGAKSENKEVLEAMGEVGAIINKDVTTIFDRGMDRPICRDFIIANEGNFNLRLKKTTKLMYKGEEMAVNKISQKVPLFMKLTATRIQKSKKRQLVYECGAIKVQYQIKGKMHDLWLVVTKRANGGYCWLLTRSPKDSIVEVIKEAFTAYGFRWKIEEYHRHIKECYNLEDIQIKTFEGLQSMLAILTIAMSIIYSSLSSLHTRLLLESGVKTLNKERMYELRNFIYYKISTIIKVLLANMTPRAFLPQSDPSPNDGQLSLLLNFEN; this is encoded by the coding sequence ATGTCAAAAGTATTAACAAAACAGGTACAGAACAAGATCAGTCGCTATTTTCTTAAGCTTGAGGGTCAATTAACAAAACCGGAAGCCCGATGTATCAGGGAAATGACCACCGGGATACTCAAGACAGGTACAGTATTGGTCAATAAGATAGCCACAGGCATTTGCGATACGATCTCGTTGAGCCAGACGACCAAGCGCTTTAGGAACCATTATAACAAGAAAGATTTTTTCATGAAGTTATTCCGGGGACATATGAACAGTGTAAAAAGCAAAATCTGTCATGGGGACTACATCCTGTTCGATGGCTCTGATATCCAAAAGAAATATGCCAAGATGATGGATGGGCTGGACTATGTGAAAGATGGCGATAAAGGAACCATTGGCCTTGGGTATTGGCTGATGAATGTTGTCCACTTTAGCAAAGACCAGGAAATGACTCCCCTGTACAATAAGCTTTACAGTTTTGACCATGGCGCAAAAAGTGAAAACAAGGAGGTTCTTGAAGCAATGGGCGAAGTAGGGGCAATCATTAACAAAGATGTCACAACAATATTCGACCGGGGAATGGACCGTCCCATTTGCAGGGATTTCATTATTGCCAATGAAGGCAACTTTAACCTGCGCCTGAAGAAAACCACAAAGCTGATGTACAAAGGCGAAGAAATGGCAGTGAACAAAATAAGCCAGAAAGTGCCGTTGTTCATGAAATTAACGGCTACAAGGATACAGAAAAGCAAGAAGCGCCAGTTGGTCTATGAATGCGGGGCGATAAAGGTCCAGTATCAAATCAAGGGCAAGATGCATGATCTTTGGCTTGTTGTAACCAAAAGGGCCAATGGCGGATATTGCTGGCTACTGACACGTTCTCCAAAAGACAGTATTGTTGAAGTAATCAAAGAAGCATTTACAGCCTATGGTTTTAGGTGGAAAATAGAGGAGTACCACCGACATATCAAGGAATGTTACAACCTGGAAGACATACAAATCAAAACATTCGAAGGCTTACAAAGCATGCTGGCAATACTGACAATAGCCATGAGCATCATATACTCATCGCTTTCATCCCTGCACACAAGGCTGTTGCTTGAAAGTGGGGTAAAAACACTAAACAAAGAACGTATGTACGAACTACGCAATTTTATCTATTACAAAATCAGCACGATAATAAAAGTATTGCTGGCCAATATGACACCAAGGGCTTTCCTTCCTCAATCAGATCCATCTCCTAATGACGGACAGTTAAGCCTTTTACTAAATTTTGAAAACTAA
- a CDS encoding ferredoxin, giving the protein MSKIKSLEELRKLREEVQTRMKLRENSDKSEDLVRIKVAMATCGIASGARETMRVLIEQLDQRGVDAVVTQTGCMGYCYAEPTVEVTLPGKEPMVFGEVKEARAREIIDKYVVNHELIDGIIPINHQSI; this is encoded by the coding sequence ATGAGCAAAATCAAATCGTTAGAAGAGCTGCGTAAATTACGTGAAGAGGTGCAAACCCGGATGAAGCTTCGCGAAAACAGCGACAAATCAGAGGATCTCGTGCGCATCAAGGTAGCCATGGCAACCTGCGGAATCGCTTCCGGCGCCCGCGAAACCATGCGCGTGCTGATTGAGCAACTCGATCAACGGGGGGTCGATGCTGTCGTTACGCAAACCGGATGTATGGGTTATTGCTACGCCGAACCGACAGTGGAAGTTACCCTTCCGGGGAAAGAACCCATGGTGTTTGGCGAAGTGAAAGAAGCACGCGCCCGGGAAATTATCGACAAATATGTCGTAAATCACGAATTAATCGACGGCATTATTCCGATCAATCATCAATCAATTTAA
- a CDS encoding ATP-binding protein, giving the protein MKLNFQVEGGNFAKAGAASSEVKKMLKQLGVPPMVIRRIVVALYEAEVNIVAHAQQGAISVDLHHDKVEIRLRDKGPGIQDISRAMQEGFSTASEEVRAMGFGAGMGLPNIKKNADKLHIESQVGEGTTVYITNYFAEP; this is encoded by the coding sequence ATGAAACTGAATTTTCAGGTGGAAGGAGGCAACTTTGCCAAAGCAGGGGCAGCATCCAGCGAAGTGAAAAAGATGCTAAAACAATTGGGGGTTCCGCCAATGGTTATCCGACGCATTGTGGTTGCTTTGTATGAAGCAGAGGTGAATATTGTGGCCCATGCCCAGCAGGGTGCCATCAGCGTTGACCTGCATCACGACAAAGTGGAAATCAGGCTGCGTGACAAAGGACCGGGTATTCAGGATATCTCCCGGGCCATGCAGGAAGGTTTTTCGACAGCTTCCGAGGAAGTGCGCGCCATGGGATTCGGCGCCGGAATGGGATTACCAAACATCAAAAAAAACGCAGATAAGCTGCATATTGAAAGTCAGGTCGGCGAAGGGACCACGGTGTACATTACGAACTATTTTGCCGAACCATGA
- a CDS encoding NAD(P)H-dependent oxidoreductase subunit E: MTDYRMNILVCGGTGCRSSEGATLYDELVSLLADKGLEKEIQVVSTGCFGFCEKGPVVKILPDNTFYVQVQAADAREIIEEHVIKGRKVEHLLYVAPESGKKVPDSKHMDFYKKQVRIALRNCGFINPENIDEYLARDGYAAIATCLGEMTPEQVIKEIKKSGLRGRGGAGFPTGTKWELTRKSDPGQKYVVCNADEGDPGAFMDRSILEGDPHSVIEAMAICGYCIGADKGLVYIRAEYPLAIKRLKIALDQALNYGLLGENILNTGFNFDIELRYGAGAFVCGEETALIHSMEGKRGEPTFKPPFPAEKGYLGKPTNVNNVETYANIPPIINKLTISRKMD, translated from the coding sequence ATGACAGATTACAGAATGAACATCCTGGTATGTGGCGGAACAGGCTGCCGCTCATCCGAAGGCGCCACCCTTTACGATGAGCTGGTCTCGCTTCTCGCGGATAAAGGCCTCGAAAAAGAGATCCAGGTCGTTTCCACCGGTTGTTTCGGATTTTGTGAAAAAGGCCCGGTGGTAAAAATACTGCCCGACAATACCTTCTATGTTCAGGTACAGGCTGCCGATGCCCGGGAAATTATCGAGGAACACGTTATTAAAGGACGAAAAGTAGAACACTTACTTTACGTGGCTCCCGAAAGCGGGAAAAAAGTGCCCGATTCCAAGCACATGGATTTCTATAAAAAGCAGGTCCGAATCGCCCTCCGGAATTGTGGCTTTATCAATCCCGAGAACATCGACGAATACCTGGCCCGCGACGGTTATGCCGCCATAGCTACCTGCCTCGGCGAAATGACGCCGGAACAGGTGATTAAAGAGATTAAAAAATCAGGACTGCGCGGGCGTGGTGGTGCCGGGTTCCCTACCGGGACGAAATGGGAGCTAACCCGCAAAAGTGACCCAGGCCAGAAATATGTGGTTTGTAACGCAGACGAAGGTGACCCCGGCGCTTTCATGGACCGTTCCATTCTCGAAGGCGATCCACATTCAGTTATCGAAGCGATGGCCATTTGCGGCTACTGCATTGGTGCCGATAAAGGTCTGGTTTACATCCGCGCCGAATATCCGCTGGCCATCAAACGCCTGAAGATTGCATTGGATCAGGCACTAAATTACGGACTGCTTGGCGAAAATATCCTGAATACCGGTTTTAATTTCGATATCGAACTTCGTTACGGAGCCGGAGCATTTGTTTGTGGTGAAGAAACCGCCCTCATACACTCCATGGAAGGAAAACGAGGCGAACCGACCTTCAAACCGCCGTTCCCGGCAGAAAAAGGATATCTCGGCAAACCGACCAACGTAAACAACGTGGAGACCTATGCAAACATCCCTCCTATTATTAATAAATTGACCATCTCCCGAAAAATGGATTGA
- a CDS encoding [Fe-Fe] hydrogenase large subunit C-terminal domain-containing protein, giving the protein MNHSNQPELHHAIKIDPDKCRACTHCLQVCPTEAIRIRNGKATIIPGRCVDCGECHRACPYQAFYVEQDDLSRIFDYKYRVALFPAVLVSQFPENISEEQIYGVLKQIGFTHICEVEQPISVLIDSIKDFAQNEYDNESPIISSFCPATVRLIQVKYPALTEHLVLRNAPHDLAAWYVRMRLAEEGIDPSDAGIFYITPCAAKIAAVKSPVGEKKSIVDGIINMSEIYNRVMSKATGANGAFHSCDCRNEISREGILWSLPEGEKAAFEGKSLSVDGMHNVIRILERLEDGELPDIDFLELRACEEGCAGGIMMTGNRFLTADRQHKRAKTFPKAQSFTGMEELAEKIRITPVQPRPMVHLDTNIEKAFEKMQKARSIMCHLPGIDCGACGAPSCLALAEDMVRHEARMTDCIYVQQLWQKEGKISADKAFRNLEKKWGANRFDVDCSKHGAKNDNGPGPMNEEDADLY; this is encoded by the coding sequence ATGAATCATTCGAACCAACCAGAACTACACCACGCCATTAAAATCGACCCGGATAAATGCCGGGCGTGCACGCATTGTTTGCAGGTGTGCCCCACCGAAGCCATACGGATTCGGAACGGGAAGGCAACCATCATTCCGGGGCGGTGCGTCGATTGCGGCGAGTGTCACCGGGCTTGTCCATACCAGGCATTTTACGTGGAACAGGATGACCTTTCGCGCATATTCGACTACAAATACCGCGTAGCGCTCTTCCCGGCCGTTTTGGTAAGCCAGTTTCCTGAAAATATTTCGGAAGAACAGATATATGGTGTCCTGAAGCAAATTGGGTTTACCCACATTTGCGAAGTGGAGCAGCCCATCTCGGTACTCATCGATTCCATCAAAGATTTTGCACAGAATGAATACGACAACGAAAGTCCCATCATTTCCTCATTCTGTCCGGCAACAGTCCGCCTGATTCAGGTGAAATACCCGGCGCTAACTGAGCATCTGGTTTTGCGCAATGCACCACATGATTTGGCGGCCTGGTATGTGAGAATGCGATTGGCAGAAGAAGGTATCGATCCCTCAGATGCCGGCATTTTCTATATCACACCCTGTGCCGCCAAAATTGCAGCAGTGAAAAGTCCCGTGGGTGAGAAAAAATCGATTGTTGACGGCATTATCAACATGAGCGAAATTTACAACCGGGTAATGTCTAAAGCAACAGGCGCGAATGGTGCTTTTCACTCCTGCGATTGCCGCAATGAGATCTCCCGCGAAGGGATTCTCTGGAGTCTTCCGGAAGGAGAAAAAGCTGCTTTCGAAGGTAAGTCCCTCTCGGTTGATGGGATGCACAATGTCATCCGGATTCTGGAACGGCTGGAAGATGGTGAGCTCCCCGATATCGATTTTCTGGAACTCCGGGCATGTGAAGAAGGTTGTGCCGGCGGTATCATGATGACCGGGAACCGTTTCCTTACGGCCGACCGTCAGCACAAACGTGCCAAAACATTCCCCAAAGCGCAATCATTTACCGGAATGGAAGAGCTTGCCGAGAAAATTCGCATTACCCCGGTTCAGCCTCGGCCAATGGTTCATTTGGATACCAATATAGAAAAGGCTTTCGAAAAAATGCAAAAGGCCCGTTCCATCATGTGCCACCTGCCGGGAATCGATTGCGGCGCCTGTGGTGCCCCATCCTGTTTGGCACTGGCCGAAGATATGGTCCGGCACGAAGCCCGGATGACCGACTGCATTTACGTCCAGCAGTTGTGGCAAAAGGAAGGGAAAATATCAGCTGATAAAGCTTTCCGTAATTTGGAGAAAAAATGGGGAGCAAATCGTTTCGACGTGGATTGCTCGAAACACGGTGCGAAGAATGATAACGGCCCTGGGCCAATGAACGAAGAAGATGCCGACTTGTACTAG
- a CDS encoding NADH-dependent [FeFe] hydrogenase, group A6: MKMVTLTIDNKTVEVPKGTTVLEAAAKVGIEIPTLCHMKLDNLEIENKPGGCRVCLVEIQGRKNLAPSCVTEVTDGMVIKSSSIRVINSRRTIVELILSDHPAECLTCAKSGNCDLQSLAIKMGIRELHFSGEKSVHREDKSPAIIRDMDKCIMCRRCETMCNEVQTVGVLSAINRGFNSVVSPAFEQDLQDSACTYCGQCVAVCPVGALTGRDQTGAVIRALSNPDKTVVVQTAPAVRAALGEEFGLEAGTLVTGKMAAALRRLGFDYVFDTDFAADLTIMEEGTELLDRLTRHLNGDSTVKLPILTSCCPAWVKFIEHNFPSLLDVPSSAKSPQQMFGAVAKNYFAEKLNVDRKKLVVVSIMPCVAKKYERGREEFAVDGNSDVDFVLTTRELSHLIKLANIDFNTLPDEEFDQPMGMSTGASVIFGTTGGVIEAAVRTAYELYTKKPLPKVEFEELRGMEGLRHATIDFAGLPLHIGIAHGLGNARKLLEEIAAGRSQYHAIEIMSCPGGCIGGGGQPFHHGKSEILKKRQQAIYQEDRNKPIRKSHENPFIFQLYEEYLGEPMSDKAHHLLHTKYFDRSTVFEQDGNASETDDKN, from the coding sequence ATGAAAATGGTAACATTAACCATCGATAATAAAACTGTTGAAGTTCCTAAAGGAACAACTGTTTTAGAGGCAGCGGCCAAAGTGGGCATCGAAATTCCTACCCTCTGCCACATGAAACTGGACAACCTGGAAATCGAAAATAAACCCGGTGGTTGCCGTGTTTGTCTTGTCGAAATACAGGGCCGGAAAAACCTGGCCCCTTCCTGTGTAACTGAGGTAACCGATGGAATGGTGATCAAATCATCGTCCATCCGCGTTATCAATTCCCGCCGGACCATTGTCGAACTGATTCTGAGCGACCACCCAGCAGAATGTCTCACCTGTGCCAAATCGGGTAACTGCGATCTGCAAAGCCTGGCCATCAAAATGGGCATCCGTGAGCTCCATTTCTCGGGAGAGAAGTCGGTGCACCGCGAAGACAAATCACCGGCTATCATCCGCGACATGGACAAGTGTATCATGTGCCGCCGTTGCGAAACCATGTGTAACGAGGTACAAACCGTTGGTGTTCTTTCGGCTATTAACCGTGGATTCAACTCGGTTGTTTCCCCGGCATTTGAGCAGGACTTGCAGGACTCAGCCTGTACATACTGCGGACAATGTGTGGCCGTTTGTCCCGTTGGGGCGCTTACCGGGCGTGACCAAACCGGCGCCGTCATCCGTGCTTTGTCAAATCCGGATAAGACCGTCGTTGTCCAAACCGCACCCGCTGTTCGTGCTGCTCTCGGCGAAGAATTCGGACTCGAGGCCGGTACGCTGGTGACCGGGAAAATGGCCGCAGCACTGCGTCGCCTTGGTTTCGACTATGTGTTTGACACCGATTTTGCTGCCGACCTGACCATCATGGAAGAGGGGACCGAATTGCTCGACCGGCTCACCCGCCACCTCAACGGAGATTCAACCGTAAAGCTTCCGATCCTGACATCCTGCTGTCCGGCCTGGGTAAAATTCATTGAGCATAACTTCCCGTCATTGCTCGACGTACCCTCATCAGCCAAATCACCGCAACAGATGTTCGGTGCCGTTGCAAAAAACTACTTTGCCGAGAAACTGAATGTCGACCGGAAAAAGCTGGTGGTCGTCTCCATTATGCCGTGTGTGGCCAAGAAATACGAGCGCGGCCGCGAGGAGTTTGCCGTGGATGGCAATTCAGATGTGGATTTTGTGCTCACCACTCGCGAGCTTTCACACCTGATTAAGCTGGCCAATATCGATTTCAATACACTTCCCGATGAAGAATTTGACCAACCGATGGGAATGTCCACCGGGGCATCAGTCATCTTCGGAACAACCGGTGGTGTGATTGAAGCGGCTGTGCGGACGGCTTATGAGCTCTACACCAAGAAACCGCTTCCCAAAGTGGAATTTGAAGAATTGCGCGGAATGGAGGGCCTGCGACATGCCACCATTGATTTTGCCGGATTGCCTTTACACATCGGCATCGCTCATGGCCTGGGAAATGCCCGTAAACTGCTGGAAGAAATTGCTGCCGGAAGAAGCCAGTACCATGCCATTGAAATCATGTCATGCCCCGGCGGTTGTATCGGCGGTGGAGGACAGCCTTTCCATCACGGAAAATCGGAAATTCTCAAAAAACGCCAGCAGGCTATCTATCAGGAAGACCGGAATAAACCCATCCGAAAATCGCATGAGAATCCGTTCATTTTCCAACTGTACGAAGAATACCTCGGTGAGCCGATGAGCGATAAAGCGCATCATTTACTCCACACCAAATATTTCGACCGTTCCACCGTATTTGAACAGGACGGCAATGCATCTGAAACTGACGATAAAAATTAA